In a single window of the Mucilaginibacter defluvii genome:
- a CDS encoding D-Ala-D-Ala carboxypeptidase family metallohydrolase: MSVPVKFDNANAFDNQLKTDAAANRFRIEGSYIVFDKNSNLSYPIIFGYTLGDLLTKNPVASYTKLHKMLLLRLQLLTQQWYTTNGKNHKLVINSSYRSPEYNKTVPGSATNSLHTKGHAIDIGTKLPQDLAMFYREFKLPGGLGIYKWGIHIDIGDVGQTVFAEWDKTKDETKLRKLKDFLLPDTRRNYSILAVIGLLGFFIFKRITR, encoded by the coding sequence ATGAGTGTACCTGTAAAATTCGATAACGCCAATGCGTTTGATAATCAACTTAAAACAGATGCGGCGGCTAATCGCTTTCGTATCGAGGGTAGTTATATTGTATTTGATAAGAATTCAAATCTTTCTTATCCGATTATATTCGGTTATACTCTCGGTGATTTATTAACTAAAAATCCGGTTGCCTCTTATACCAAGTTGCACAAAATGTTGTTGCTTCGCTTGCAGTTGCTTACTCAGCAATGGTACACTACGAACGGCAAAAACCATAAGTTAGTTATTAACTCGTCGTACCGTTCGCCTGAGTATAATAAAACTGTTCCTGGTTCCGCTACAAACTCTTTGCACACTAAAGGCCATGCTATTGATATAGGTACTAAATTACCGCAAGATTTAGCAATGTTCTATCGTGAATTTAAACTCCCCGGCGGTTTAGGTATTTATAAGTGGGGTATTCATATTGATATCGGTGACGTTGGTCAAACCGTGTTCGCCGAATGGGATAAAACAAAAGATGAAACTAAGTTGCGTAAACTAAAAGATTTTCTTTTACCCGATACCCGCCGTAACTACTCGATTTTAGCCGTAATTGGGCTTCTTGGTTTCTTTATTTTTAAACGTATAACTCGTTAA
- the gyrA gene encoding DNA gyrase subunit A, translating to MADETGNDNPQSEDRIISINIDEQMRSAYIDYSMSVIVSRALPDVRDGLKPVHRRVLYGMLDLGLASNKPYKKSARIVGEVLGKYHPHGDTSVYDAMVRMAQDWSLRYPFVEGQGNYGSIDGDQPAAMRYTEARLQKIAEEMLADINKDTIDYQLNFDDSLEEPTVLPSKIPNLLVNGASGIAVGMATNMPPHNLTEIVNATVALIDNRQIEVPELMQYIKGPDFPTGGIIYGYEGAKQAFETGRGRIVIRARAEIETYNNDRERIIVTEIPYQVNKSVMIERTAELVNEKKLEGISAIRDESNREGIRVVYEIKRDANAAIVLNNLYKYTSLQTSFSVNNIALVQGRPMLLNLKDMIHHFVEHRHEVVIRRTKYELAEAEKRAHILEGLLIALDHLDEVIRLIRASSTPDEAREGLIEKFGLSDIQARAILDMTLRRLTGLERDKIKDEYAALMEQINYLRSVLADEGLRMQIIKDELLEVKEKFGDERKTEMVHSSAEMQTEDFISDDDVVITISHEGYIKRTPLTEYRTQGRGGKGSIGSNSRDQDFIEHLLVASNHNYMLFFTEAGRCFWLRVFEIPEGTRTSKGRALQNIINIPKEEKIKAYIKLTSLKDQEYLENNYIIMCTRKGTIKKTSLEAYSRPRANGINAINVNEGDTLLEANLTSGSSEIVMALKSGRAIRFNESTVRPMGRTATGVRGISLDNDNDEVIGMISIDNPETTVLVVSEKGYGKRTDIDDYRVTNRGGKGVKTLNITEKTGNLVAIKGVTDAEDLMIINRSGVVIRIAVNELRVMGRATQGVRLITLKGTDEIASVAKVEHDPEEETIALESTTENVNPEADTDNTEPEAGADNDAPETDNE from the coding sequence ATGGCTGACGAAACAGGAAACGACAATCCACAAAGCGAAGACCGTATAATTTCGATTAATATTGATGAACAGATGCGATCTGCCTACATTGATTATTCAATGTCGGTTATCGTATCAAGGGCCCTGCCTGATGTGCGCGATGGTTTAAAACCTGTGCACAGGCGTGTACTTTATGGTATGCTTGATCTGGGCTTGGCCAGCAATAAACCGTATAAAAAATCGGCACGTATTGTTGGTGAGGTATTAGGTAAGTATCACCCGCACGGCGATACCTCAGTTTACGATGCCATGGTACGTATGGCGCAGGATTGGAGCCTTCGCTACCCGTTTGTTGAAGGTCAGGGTAACTACGGCTCAATAGATGGTGATCAACCGGCGGCCATGCGTTATACCGAGGCGAGGCTGCAAAAAATTGCCGAGGAAATGCTGGCCGATATCAATAAGGATACTATTGATTACCAGTTAAACTTTGACGACTCACTGGAGGAGCCAACCGTTCTTCCATCTAAAATACCCAACCTGCTGGTTAATGGTGCGTCGGGTATTGCCGTAGGTATGGCAACCAATATGCCGCCGCATAACCTTACCGAGATAGTAAATGCTACAGTAGCGCTGATAGATAACCGCCAGATAGAGGTTCCGGAATTGATGCAGTACATCAAAGGCCCGGATTTTCCAACAGGTGGTATTATTTACGGTTACGAAGGTGCTAAACAAGCATTTGAAACCGGCCGTGGCCGTATCGTTATCCGCGCACGTGCAGAGATCGAAACTTATAACAATGATCGTGAACGTATTATAGTTACCGAGATACCTTACCAGGTAAATAAATCGGTGATGATTGAACGTACTGCCGAGTTGGTCAATGAGAAAAAGCTGGAAGGTATTTCGGCTATACGTGATGAATCAAACCGTGAAGGTATACGGGTGGTTTACGAGATCAAGCGTGATGCCAACGCGGCTATTGTATTAAACAATTTGTATAAATATACTTCACTGCAAACCTCTTTCAGCGTAAACAACATCGCGCTGGTGCAAGGCAGGCCAATGTTGCTTAATTTGAAGGACATGATCCATCATTTTGTTGAGCACAGGCATGAAGTAGTTATCCGCCGTACAAAATATGAGCTGGCTGAAGCTGAAAAGCGCGCGCATATATTAGAGGGCTTACTGATCGCCCTTGATCACCTGGATGAAGTTATCCGCCTGATCCGTGCATCGTCAACACCTGATGAGGCCCGCGAAGGTTTGATCGAGAAATTCGGACTGAGCGATATCCAGGCTCGTGCGATATTAGACATGACCCTGCGCCGTTTAACCGGACTGGAGCGTGATAAGATAAAAGACGAATATGCTGCATTAATGGAGCAGATCAACTACTTAAGATCAGTACTTGCCGATGAAGGCCTGCGTATGCAGATCATTAAGGATGAACTGCTTGAGGTTAAGGAGAAATTTGGCGACGAGCGTAAAACCGAAATGGTACACTCATCAGCCGAGATGCAGACAGAAGACTTTATTTCTGACGATGATGTTGTAATCACTATATCGCATGAGGGCTACATTAAACGTACGCCGCTTACTGAGTATCGTACGCAGGGCAGGGGTGGTAAAGGCTCCATAGGCAGCAACAGCCGCGATCAGGATTTTATAGAGCACTTGCTGGTGGCCTCAAACCACAACTACATGCTGTTCTTTACTGAAGCAGGGCGTTGTTTCTGGTTGCGTGTTTTTGAAATACCCGAGGGTACACGTACCTCAAAAGGCCGTGCGCTCCAAAATATTATCAATATCCCTAAAGAGGAGAAGATCAAAGCTTACATTAAGCTTACCAGTCTTAAAGACCAGGAGTACCTCGAGAATAACTATATTATTATGTGTACCCGTAAAGGTACCATCAAAAAAACTTCGTTAGAGGCATATTCCCGTCCGCGTGCTAATGGTATTAATGCCATTAATGTAAACGAGGGTGATACATTGCTTGAGGCAAACCTTACCAGCGGAAGCAGCGAAATTGTAATGGCGCTTAAATCGGGCCGTGCTATACGCTTCAACGAGTCGACTGTTAGGCCGATGGGTCGTACTGCAACAGGTGTTCGTGGTATATCACTTGATAATGATAATGACGAGGTTATCGGCATGATCAGTATTGATAACCCGGAAACTACTGTACTGGTTGTATCAGAGAAAGGTTATGGTAAACGTACTGATATTGATGATTACCGTGTTACCAACCGCGGTGGTAAAGGCGTAAAAACACTTAATATTACCGAAAAAACCGGAAACCTTGTTGCCATAAAAGGTGTTACTGATGCTGAGGATTTGATGATCATTAACCGTTCTGGCGTAGTGATACGTATTGCCGTAAACGAATTAAGGGTTATGGGCCGTGCAACGCAAGGAGTGAGGTTGATAACACTGAAGGGTACCGATGAAATTGCGTCGGTTGCGAAAGTTGAACACGATCCGGAAGAAGAAACAATCGCATTGGAAAGCACGACGGAAAACGTAAATCCTGAGGCTGATACCGATAATACAGAACCGGAAGCCGGCGCTGATAACGACGCACCGGAAACTGATAACGAATAA
- the hemF gene encoding oxygen-dependent coproporphyrinogen oxidase, translated as MISKEQIAADYRIIQNEICLALEAVDGKSRFEEEQWQRDGGGGGITRVIQNGNIFEKGGVNFSAVYGQLPDTMKKALKVENDDFFATGVSIVIHPNQPWVPIIHMNIRYFEMPTGDPDKQPLRWFGGGIDLTPHYVIDADAQYFHAYLKSVCDSCHPEYYHRFKQWADDYFFIKHRNETRGIGGIFYDRLTANDEVSWEDIFEFSKNLGRSFIPIYTELVERNRDTPFTEEHQHWQYLRRSRYAEFNLVYDAGTKFGLETNGRIESILMSLPPTAKWVYNHTPAAGSNEERTLSLLKKGVNWAE; from the coding sequence ATGATAAGCAAAGAACAAATAGCGGCGGATTACCGGATTATACAAAACGAGATATGCTTGGCGCTTGAGGCCGTAGATGGAAAAAGCCGGTTTGAAGAGGAGCAGTGGCAACGCGACGGCGGCGGCGGCGGTATTACCCGCGTTATCCAAAACGGAAACATATTTGAGAAGGGTGGAGTAAATTTTTCGGCGGTGTACGGACAGTTGCCTGATACGATGAAAAAAGCGTTAAAGGTAGAGAACGACGACTTTTTTGCGACCGGCGTATCTATTGTAATTCATCCCAATCAGCCGTGGGTGCCTATCATTCACATGAACATCCGGTATTTTGAAATGCCTACCGGCGATCCGGATAAACAACCATTACGTTGGTTTGGTGGTGGGATTGATCTTACACCTCATTATGTTATTGATGCCGACGCCCAGTATTTTCATGCTTATCTGAAATCGGTATGCGACTCCTGTCATCCTGAATATTATCATCGCTTTAAACAGTGGGCTGATGATTATTTCTTCATCAAACACCGTAATGAAACCCGCGGCATAGGCGGTATATTTTATGACAGGCTTACAGCAAATGATGAAGTGAGTTGGGAAGATATATTTGAATTCTCTAAAAACCTCGGCCGCTCATTCATCCCGATTTACACTGAGTTAGTTGAACGCAACCGCGACACACCATTTACTGAAGAACACCAGCACTGGCAATACTTGCGCCGAAGCCGTTATGCAGAGTTCAATCTGGTTTATGATGCCGGTACAAAATTTGGCTTGGAAACCAATGGGCGTATCGAATCCATATTAATGAGCTTGCCGCCAACCGCTAAATGGGTGTATAACCATACGCCCGCGGCAGGCAGCAATGAAGAGCGGACCTTATCGTTATTAAAAAAAGGTGTAAACTGGGCAGAATGA
- a CDS encoding MFS transporter — protein sequence MSDDISRKQKRNVVFLVLVAALGYFVDLYDLIIFSIVRTQSLKDIGVSDADIQPDGVFIINMQMFGLLLGGLMWGVIGDKFGRIKVLFGSILLYSLANIANGFVHDVNTYAVIRFIAGIGLAGELGAGITLVTETLSKEKRGYGTTIVAAIGLFGAVVASLVGKEDWRTAYFTGGGLGFLLLLLRMGTFESGMYKRAEQSAVSKGNLLMLFNDRKRFFKYICCILIGAPLWYVVGILITQAPEFGKELGATEPLSAATGVMFTYIGLSIGDIFAGILSQITRSRKLTMLIFQVASTISVIVYLSAKGITPDKFMWLSFIIGFCIGYWATFNTIAAEQFGTNIRSTVATTVPNFVRGALIPINFAFDALVKQYGRITSGYIMLFILIGLSLFALSRLKESFDKDLDYMES from the coding sequence ATGAGCGATGATATTTCGCGCAAGCAAAAGCGCAATGTAGTATTCCTGGTACTCGTGGCCGCCCTGGGCTACTTTGTTGATTTGTATGACCTGATCATATTTTCAATTGTACGTACGCAGAGCCTTAAAGATATCGGCGTGTCTGACGCGGATATACAGCCCGACGGCGTGTTCATCATTAACATGCAGATGTTTGGTTTATTACTTGGCGGGCTTATGTGGGGCGTTATCGGCGATAAATTTGGGCGCATAAAAGTGCTTTTTGGCTCCATACTATTGTATTCGCTGGCCAACATTGCCAACGGCTTTGTGCACGATGTTAATACCTATGCCGTTATCCGTTTTATAGCCGGCATTGGTTTGGCAGGAGAGCTTGGCGCAGGTATTACGCTGGTAACCGAAACACTTAGTAAAGAGAAACGCGGCTATGGCACTACCATAGTAGCGGCTATTGGTTTGTTTGGCGCGGTGGTGGCATCATTGGTTGGTAAGGAGGATTGGCGCACAGCATACTTTACCGGCGGCGGGCTTGGCTTTTTACTGTTGCTGCTGCGCATGGGCACCTTTGAATCGGGCATGTACAAAAGGGCCGAACAAAGCGCCGTATCAAAAGGTAACCTGCTCATGCTTTTTAATGATCGCAAACGATTTTTTAAATACATCTGCTGTATATTGATCGGCGCGCCGTTGTGGTATGTGGTAGGCATATTAATAACCCAGGCGCCCGAGTTTGGTAAAGAGCTTGGCGCTACCGAGCCGCTAAGTGCCGCAACCGGTGTAATGTTCACTTATATCGGCCTTTCAATCGGGGATATCTTTGCTGGTATACTGTCGCAGATCACCAGGTCGCGCAAACTTACCATGCTCATTTTCCAGGTAGCCTCAACCATTAGTGTAATTGTGTATTTAAGCGCGAAAGGCATTACGCCCGATAAATTTATGTGGCTGAGTTTTATCATAGGCTTTTGCATTGGCTACTGGGCAACTTTTAACACCATCGCTGCTGAGCAATTTGGCACCAACATACGCTCAACTGTAGCTACTACCGTACCCAATTTTGTTCGCGGTGCGCTGATACCCATCAACTTTGCTTTTGATGCCTTGGTTAAACAATACGGCCGTATCACCAGCGGTTATATCATGCTATTTATATTGATCGGCCTGTCCCTTTTTGCGTTGAGCCGTTTAAAAGAGAGTTTTGATAAAGACCTGGACTATATGGAAAGCTAA
- a CDS encoding SGNH/GDSL hydrolase family protein: protein MDIAQILAGSFGSGATTSTLSVTSNLGPPNLDTVPGVHSAGRSWFPVTQIGTYINFLGGDGQPLVFPEPPSGKIFTDGAIFDTGNAYVLTYKVTDVSAFLSNYYNQQQIRSLAVIKDKFDIVQPDTETHIFGLRDLVGNYAALLDNLGRFFTQGFGVPGKFTIVNGENDDIIALKDNLTGACALRLTKDGTLKVRYVEGIDFYNALKGRNFWFEGDSITTAPRPQDGITDQNIYWAIIRDVFKCNVVANGIAGSSLSVPPAIYNPGGIGTPMCETSRLDTSNASFIPDGQIIFGGTNDLIGRSCTLGTMSSTGTDTIIGAMKFMFSYLQRRNKISDLFFVTPLQRATSGFPATNTATNLNADDMVHAMLEVCFRYGVKAFNAYSESGFNYENMYSDAQTSSPLSPDKLHPNIAGHKKFGLWLGSGMNTYYKNKYSL, encoded by the coding sequence ATGGATATTGCTCAAATACTCGCCGGTTCTTTTGGTTCCGGCGCTACTACTTCTACCCTTTCTGTTACGTCTAATCTCGGGCCTCCTAATCTTGATACTGTTCCCGGTGTTCATTCTGCGGGTCGCTCCTGGTTTCCCGTCACACAGATTGGTACTTACATTAACTTTCTTGGCGGTGATGGTCAGCCGTTGGTATTCCCTGAACCGCCGTCCGGTAAGATTTTTACTGATGGTGCTATTTTTGATACTGGCAATGCTTACGTATTAACCTATAAAGTAACTGATGTTTCTGCGTTTCTTTCTAATTATTATAATCAACAACAAATACGCTCTTTAGCGGTAATTAAAGATAAGTTTGATATAGTACAGCCTGATACCGAAACTCATATTTTTGGTTTACGTGACCTTGTTGGCAATTATGCCGCTCTGCTTGATAATCTTGGTAGGTTCTTTACTCAGGGCTTCGGTGTTCCTGGAAAATTTACTATTGTTAACGGTGAGAATGATGATATTATAGCCCTAAAGGATAATTTAACCGGCGCTTGTGCGCTCCGTCTTACTAAGGATGGTACGTTAAAGGTTCGTTATGTTGAGGGTATCGATTTTTACAATGCCCTTAAAGGTCGCAATTTTTGGTTTGAGGGTGATAGTATAACTACTGCTCCCCGTCCGCAAGACGGTATTACAGATCAGAATATTTATTGGGCTATAATCAGGGATGTTTTTAAATGTAACGTCGTTGCTAACGGCATAGCCGGTTCATCGTTGTCGGTTCCACCTGCTATTTATAATCCTGGTGGTATTGGTACACCAATGTGTGAAACATCACGTCTTGATACCTCAAACGCTTCTTTTATCCCTGATGGTCAAATTATTTTTGGTGGTACTAATGATTTAATAGGTCGTTCGTGTACGCTCGGTACTATGTCAAGTACAGGTACTGATACCATTATAGGCGCTATGAAGTTTATGTTTTCCTATTTGCAGCGGCGTAATAAAATCTCCGATTTGTTTTTTGTAACCCCTTTGCAACGTGCTACCTCGGGGTTTCCCGCTACTAATACCGCTACCAATTTAAACGCTGATGATATGGTTCATGCTATGTTAGAGGTTTGTTTTCGGTACGGCGTTAAGGCGTTCAATGCTTACTCTGAAAGTGGTTTTAATTACGAAAACATGTATTCAGATGCGCAAACATCTTCGCCTTTGTCACCTGATAAGTTGCACCCAAATATAGCCGGTCACAAAAAATTTGGTTTGTGGTTAGGCTCCGGTATGAATACCTATTATAAAAATAAATACTCATTGTAA
- a CDS encoding lysozyme, with product MKTSSSAIAELLEIEQFSAKAYSDGEVKGVKKFSIGYGHQIRPNEQYLLTATINKAKGMELFASDLAPLETQVNKGSKHALNQSQYDVFVKFGYNAGTGSLAKVLTTWNTTHDVNKVAEHIKLYKYTTKNGVKVVSTGLVERRAAEALEFVKAYPKSSLFLAVGALLLARTFFLTFKN from the coding sequence GTGAAAACATCTTCTTCCGCAATAGCGGAATTGCTCGAAATTGAACAATTCTCTGCTAAGGCATACTCTGACGGCGAAGTTAAGGGTGTTAAAAAGTTTTCCATTGGTTACGGTCACCAAATTAGACCTAACGAACAATATTTACTTACTGCGACAATTAATAAGGCTAAAGGCATGGAACTATTTGCGTCCGATTTGGCACCTTTAGAAACTCAGGTAAATAAGGGTTCCAAGCATGCCCTTAATCAGTCGCAATATGATGTATTCGTTAAATTTGGTTATAACGCCGGAACTGGCTCTTTAGCTAAGGTTTTAACAACCTGGAATACTACGCATGACGTTAATAAAGTTGCTGAACATATCAAGCTTTATAAATACACCACAAAAAATGGTGTTAAAGTTGTTTCCACTGGCTTGGTCGAACGTCGTGCTGCTGAGGCTTTAGAATTTGTTAAAGCCTATCCAAAATCATCTTTATTTCTCGCCGTCGGGGCTTTGCTCCTCGCTCGTACTTTTTTTTTAACCTTTAAAAACTAA
- a CDS encoding Hsp20/alpha crystallin family protein, protein MTLVKFGNNRNRSVSPFFSDVFDSFLNDSFVSDRLASRVPAVNIAETENEFHIELAVPGLKKEDFKINLDKNVLSISAEKKTENVDEGKKYSKREYSYNSFVRSFTLPESADQSRIEADYTDGILKLSVAKKEEAKVQSREIVIK, encoded by the coding sequence ATGACTTTAGTAAAATTTGGCAACAACAGAAACCGTTCGGTAAGCCCGTTTTTCAGCGATGTGTTCGATTCATTTTTGAATGATTCATTTGTAAGCGACCGTTTAGCGTCTCGTGTTCCGGCAGTAAACATTGCTGAAACTGAAAACGAATTTCATATTGAATTAGCCGTACCAGGCTTAAAGAAAGAAGATTTCAAGATCAATCTTGATAAAAATGTGTTGAGCATTTCTGCTGAAAAGAAAACAGAGAACGTTGACGAGGGTAAAAAATACAGCAAGCGCGAATACAGCTACAATTCTTTTGTACGCTCATTCACCCTGCCTGAATCGGCAGATCAGTCTCGCATCGAAGCTGATTATACCGACGGTATCCTGAAACTTAGCGTTGCTAAGAAAGAGGAAGCCAAAGTACAATCAAGAGAGATTGTTATAAAATAA
- a CDS encoding peroxiredoxin, producing the protein MSLRLGDKAPNFKAQTSEGEIDFYEYLGDSWGVLFSHPADYTPVCTTELGRTASLKQEFDKRNVKVIALSVDGVESHKGWINDINETQNVEVNFPIIADESREIAEAYDMIHPNASLTATVRSLFIIAPDKTIKLIITYPASTGRNFQEILRVIDSLQLTANYSVATPADWKEGEDVVVVPAIKTEDIPARFPKGYTEVKPYLRLTPQPNK; encoded by the coding sequence ATGAGTTTACGACTAGGAGATAAAGCGCCGAACTTTAAAGCGCAAACATCAGAAGGAGAGATAGATTTTTACGAATATTTAGGCGATAGCTGGGGCGTGCTTTTTTCGCATCCTGCTGATTATACACCTGTTTGTACTACCGAACTTGGCCGCACAGCTTCACTAAAACAAGAGTTTGACAAGCGCAATGTAAAGGTGATCGCGCTGAGTGTTGACGGTGTAGAGTCGCACAAAGGATGGATAAACGATATCAACGAAACACAAAATGTTGAGGTGAACTTCCCGATAATAGCAGATGAAAGCCGGGAGATTGCGGAGGCATATGATATGATTCACCCCAATGCTTCGTTAACGGCTACCGTGCGTTCGCTGTTCATCATCGCGCCCGATAAAACTATTAAACTGATCATCACTTACCCTGCATCAACCGGCCGAAACTTTCAGGAAATATTACGTGTGATAGACTCCTTGCAATTAACGGCAAACTACAGCGTAGCCACGCCGGCCGACTGGAAAGAAGGGGAGGACGTAGTAGTGGTACCCGCTATTAAAACAGAGGATATCCCTGCCAGATTCCCGAAAGGTTACACCGAGGTAAAACCATATTTACGGTTAACTCCGCAGCCAAATAAATAA
- a CDS encoding cold-shock protein, producing MKTGKVKWFNTQKGYGFIITEEGKDLFVHFKDVQGGVNAIKDNDSVEYEVEDGKKGPQAVNVKKV from the coding sequence ATGAAAACTGGAAAAGTAAAATGGTTCAATACGCAAAAAGGCTACGGTTTTATTATAACCGAAGAAGGTAAAGATCTTTTTGTGCATTTTAAGGATGTTCAGGGCGGTGTAAATGCTATCAAGGATAATGATTCAGTGGAGTATGAAGTGGAAGACGGTAAAAAAGGCCCACAGGCAGTCAACGTAAAAAAAGTATAA
- a CDS encoding tetratricopeptide repeat protein: protein MKIKLLTAGLLALATTTAFAQKGELNKAKEEYQKYESTKEAMAAVAVKSLGEAKTAIDKAAAHEKTANLPLTYAVKGVVYAALASRDSVETTAAPLQTAAAEAVKKAKELDTKGDDKELKELINNGERYLAQYALNQGVKHYQAGKYSLAYTSFDTYRQILPEDTNAIYYTALSAANAGRDDAKFLPMAVSGYQKLLTTNYSKKADIYNDLASSYLMSKDTASALKTVSEGVQKFPTSANLRSREIEISLVQGKETEAVSKIEAAIANSPKDKALYYYGGITYAKVADMADKDAKKAKTLAAKAPLLAKKEQAYAKSAEMYKKALELDPNYADAALNLGFVMVNPAIDAYNAANALPVNKQKEYVAAVAKANSLFDAAKPYLDKAVELNPKSPEALTNLKTYYLGKKDTANANKIQKQIEALQ, encoded by the coding sequence ATGAAAATTAAACTTTTAACGGCTGGTTTGCTGGCTCTTGCTACAACTACAGCCTTTGCACAGAAAGGTGAGCTTAACAAAGCTAAGGAAGAGTATCAGAAGTATGAAAGTACTAAAGAAGCAATGGCTGCCGTAGCGGTAAAAAGCTTAGGCGAGGCCAAAACTGCAATTGATAAAGCAGCTGCGCACGAAAAAACTGCAAATTTGCCGTTAACCTATGCGGTAAAGGGTGTAGTTTACGCAGCCTTAGCATCTCGCGATAGTGTTGAAACAACAGCTGCGCCTTTACAAACTGCAGCTGCCGAAGCTGTAAAAAAAGCTAAAGAGCTTGACACAAAAGGCGACGACAAAGAATTAAAAGAACTTATCAATAACGGTGAGCGCTACCTGGCACAATACGCGTTAAATCAAGGTGTGAAACATTATCAGGCCGGTAAATACAGCCTTGCGTACACCTCATTTGATACTTACCGTCAAATTTTACCGGAAGATACTAATGCAATTTATTATACCGCTCTGTCAGCAGCAAACGCGGGTAGGGATGATGCCAAATTTTTGCCAATGGCTGTAAGTGGTTACCAAAAATTGCTAACTACCAACTACAGCAAAAAAGCGGATATTTATAACGACCTGGCAAGCAGCTACCTGATGAGCAAAGACACCGCGAGCGCTTTGAAAACGGTATCAGAAGGTGTGCAAAAATTCCCGACAAGCGCTAACTTACGTTCACGCGAAATTGAGATAAGCCTTGTACAAGGTAAAGAAACCGAGGCCGTTTCAAAAATTGAGGCCGCTATTGCCAATAGCCCTAAAGACAAAGCTTTATATTACTATGGCGGTATAACTTATGCCAAGGTTGCCGACATGGCCGACAAAGATGCCAAGAAAGCTAAAACCCTGGCTGCTAAGGCGCCATTGTTAGCTAAAAAAGAGCAAGCATACGCCAAATCAGCCGAGATGTATAAAAAAGCGCTTGAGCTTGATCCGAACTATGCTGATGCCGCGCTTAACTTAGGTTTTGTAATGGTAAACCCGGCAATTGATGCTTATAATGCAGCCAATGCGTTACCGGTTAACAAACAAAAAGAATATGTAGCTGCAGTAGCTAAGGCGAATAGTTTATTTGACGCTGCAAAGCCTTATTTAGATAAAGCTGTAGAATTAAATCCAAAATCACCTGAAGCATTAACAAATCTTAAAACCTATTACTTAGGTAAAAAAGATACAGCTAACGCCAACAAAATTCAAAAGCAAATAGAAGCGCTTCAATAA